A region of Pleionea litopenaei DNA encodes the following proteins:
- the flhA gene encoding flagellar biosynthesis protein FlhA translates to MKFFSVSGAGTPILVLMILAMMTLPLPPLMLDMFFTFNITLALLVLLATVYTLRPLEFAAFPTVLLVATLLRLALNVASTRVVLLEGHTGPGAAGSVIESFGAVVVGGNYAVGLVVFAILVIINFVVVTKGAGRISEVSARFTLDAMPGKQMAIDADLNAGILTQEEARDRRADVAKEADFYGAMDGASKFVRGDAVAGLLILLINILGGVAVGMGQHGLDFGTAMQFYALLTIGDGLVAQIPSLLLSTGAAIMVTRQNSSNDMGTQVVGELFTKPKALWITAAILFVMGIIPGMPHVAFLFLASVTAGVAYLLEQKKKQKAEDEAIEQERQEKVVESKEPQLKELSWDDVPPVDPIGLEVGYRLIPLVDQSQDGKLMGRVKGVRKKLSQELGFLVSPVHIRDNLDLSPNAYRITLMGVAVGEAEIRPDREMAINPGQVFGEIEGIPTKDPAFGLDAVWIEPGQKEQAQSMGYTVVDASTVVATHLSQLVQTHANELLGHEEVEHLLNKLGKSAPKLVESLVPDTLPLGVVVKVLQNLLLEQVPIRDMRTIAETLAEYGSRSQDPGVLTAAVRIALSRLIIQNINGLDQELSVITLDPNLEQILHQSLQSSADENVNIEPGLAEKLQQSLKEAADQQEATGKAPILLTSPGLRSSLAHFARFGIPGLHVLSYQEIPDNKQVRVVATVGQ, encoded by the coding sequence ATGAAGTTTTTCTCAGTCAGTGGCGCTGGAACACCAATACTTGTATTGATGATTTTGGCAATGATGACCTTGCCGCTTCCTCCTTTAATGTTGGATATGTTTTTCACGTTTAATATTACTCTCGCATTGTTGGTCTTACTGGCGACGGTGTATACGCTGCGACCATTGGAGTTTGCGGCGTTTCCTACGGTACTGCTTGTTGCTACGTTACTGCGACTTGCTTTAAATGTTGCGTCAACTCGCGTGGTGTTATTAGAGGGGCATACTGGACCCGGCGCCGCGGGATCGGTCATCGAGTCCTTTGGAGCCGTTGTTGTGGGTGGCAACTACGCTGTGGGTTTGGTGGTATTTGCGATACTGGTAATCATTAACTTTGTAGTGGTTACTAAGGGTGCGGGGCGAATTTCTGAGGTAAGTGCACGATTTACATTAGACGCCATGCCAGGAAAGCAGATGGCCATTGATGCTGATTTAAACGCTGGGATCTTGACGCAAGAAGAGGCTCGCGATCGCCGGGCAGACGTAGCTAAAGAAGCTGATTTTTATGGTGCAATGGACGGTGCCTCAAAATTTGTTAGAGGAGATGCGGTTGCTGGGTTGTTAATTCTGCTGATCAATATTTTAGGCGGTGTTGCCGTTGGTATGGGCCAGCACGGTTTAGATTTTGGTACGGCCATGCAATTTTATGCACTACTGACCATTGGTGATGGATTAGTTGCGCAAATTCCTTCGTTATTATTATCGACTGGCGCAGCCATTATGGTTACCAGACAAAATTCGTCAAACGACATGGGAACTCAAGTGGTCGGCGAATTGTTTACTAAACCGAAAGCGTTATGGATTACGGCAGCGATTTTATTTGTGATGGGGATTATTCCGGGCATGCCCCATGTTGCTTTTCTCTTTTTAGCGTCAGTTACCGCGGGTGTTGCTTACTTATTGGAACAAAAGAAAAAGCAAAAAGCTGAAGATGAGGCAATAGAACAAGAGCGACAAGAAAAAGTGGTTGAGTCGAAAGAACCGCAGCTGAAAGAATTGTCGTGGGATGACGTTCCGCCGGTTGATCCTATCGGCTTAGAAGTTGGCTATCGATTGATTCCATTGGTTGATCAGTCGCAAGATGGAAAACTCATGGGAAGAGTGAAGGGCGTTCGTAAAAAGCTGTCTCAAGAGCTTGGTTTTCTTGTCTCACCTGTGCACATTAGAGACAACTTAGATTTGTCGCCGAATGCCTATCGGATCACCTTAATGGGCGTTGCTGTGGGAGAGGCTGAGATACGTCCTGATCGTGAAATGGCGATTAATCCAGGCCAAGTATTTGGAGAAATCGAAGGCATACCGACCAAAGATCCTGCTTTTGGTCTTGATGCCGTATGGATCGAGCCTGGCCAAAAAGAGCAAGCCCAGTCCATGGGGTACACCGTTGTTGATGCAAGTACCGTTGTCGCGACGCATTTGAGTCAACTGGTTCAAACGCACGCCAATGAATTATTGGGGCACGAAGAAGTTGAGCATTTATTAAATAAATTGGGCAAATCTGCTCCGAAACTCGTCGAGAGCTTAGTTCCTGATACTTTACCCCTTGGGGTGGTGGTGAAAGTGCTGCAAAACTTGTTATTGGAGCAGGTGCCCATTCGCGATATGCGCACCATCGCCGAAACTTTGGCGGAGTATGGGAGCCGTAGTCAAGATCCCGGCGTTCTAACCGCTGCGGTCAGGATCGCGTTAAGTCGATTAATTATTCAGAATATCAATGGGTTAGATCAAGAATTGTCGGTTATTACCTTAGACCCAAATCTGGAACAAATATTGCATCAGTCGCTACAGTCCAGTGCGGATGAGAATGTCAATATTGAGCCTGGGTTAGCAGAGAAGCTCCAACAGTCATTGAAAGAAGCTGCTGATCAGCAAGAAGCAACCGGAAAAGCGCCAATATTACTGACATCACCGGGACTGAGAAGCAGTCTCGCACATTTTGCACGATTTGGAATTCCTGGACTGCATGTTTTGAGTTACCAAGAAATTCCAGATAACAAACAGGTTCGTGTGGTTGCGACAGTAGGGCAATAA
- the flhF gene encoding flagellar biosynthesis protein FlhF, with amino-acid sequence MKIRRFFAKDMRSALNSVSKELGADAAILSSQRVNGGVEVVAATDYEEALLYNQQASSPAPTPSTQEHSSTEAFIQAAQQRQHRGDVEPSTSRSPARADKPSQRAPEHRAPEHREYRDEERFPAYSSPNDNRSETAANEPAYPALHQIEWSQEPTLVAMREELNLLRTMLQQQVAKLANDKRSQESPIGVALESALEELGLSRDYLQKVVQQCEQDSSFDSAWQKALALTAKDILVADDDIIKRGGVVALVGPTGVGKTTTIAKLAAKQVLKDGADSVALITTDSYRIAAHEQIKTYGRILQIPVRAVNDEASFREALYHFSEKKLVLIDTAGMSHYDERMQQLMQVLSNDTVKIRNYLVLSATSQAPVLKESISLFSRFAPQGCIVTKIDEAASLGEIISTIIKHRLKVTYTTDGQRVPEDIRIARAHHLVSKMVWVTRHRHSSSASEQTQKPNRATGTR; translated from the coding sequence ATGAAAATTAGACGATTTTTCGCAAAAGATATGCGTTCTGCGCTGAACAGTGTGTCCAAAGAACTGGGCGCAGACGCGGCAATATTATCCAGTCAACGAGTTAATGGTGGTGTTGAGGTTGTAGCCGCAACCGATTACGAAGAAGCTCTATTGTACAATCAACAAGCTTCATCACCTGCGCCAACACCGAGCACTCAAGAACATTCGTCAACCGAGGCATTTATTCAAGCCGCGCAACAACGGCAACACCGTGGAGACGTTGAACCGTCAACTAGCCGCTCACCTGCACGAGCCGATAAACCGAGTCAAAGAGCGCCTGAGCATAGAGCGCCTGAGCATAGAGAGTATCGAGACGAAGAACGCTTTCCAGCTTATTCAAGCCCCAATGACAACCGTTCAGAGACAGCTGCCAATGAGCCTGCTTATCCTGCATTGCATCAAATTGAGTGGAGTCAAGAACCAACGTTGGTTGCTATGCGCGAAGAGCTGAATTTGTTGCGTACGATGCTGCAGCAACAGGTTGCAAAACTTGCAAACGATAAGCGCTCGCAAGAGTCTCCTATTGGTGTCGCTTTAGAGTCAGCGTTAGAAGAGCTTGGTTTGTCTCGCGACTATTTACAGAAAGTCGTGCAACAGTGCGAGCAAGACTCATCGTTCGACAGTGCTTGGCAAAAAGCGTTAGCGTTAACGGCGAAAGACATCTTGGTCGCCGATGACGATATTATCAAGCGAGGAGGGGTCGTTGCATTAGTCGGGCCGACCGGTGTCGGTAAGACAACAACAATCGCCAAGCTTGCCGCTAAGCAAGTCTTGAAAGATGGGGCTGACAGTGTTGCCTTGATCACAACAGATAGTTACCGAATTGCCGCTCACGAACAAATTAAGACGTATGGTCGAATTTTACAAATTCCAGTTCGAGCCGTGAATGATGAAGCGAGCTTTCGAGAAGCGTTGTATCATTTTTCTGAAAAGAAACTCGTGTTAATCGATACAGCGGGAATGAGTCATTATGACGAGCGGATGCAGCAACTTATGCAGGTATTATCTAATGATACAGTTAAAATTAGAAATTATTTAGTCTTATCGGCAACCTCTCAAGCCCCGGTACTTAAAGAGTCGATCAGTTTATTTTCACGTTTTGCTCCACAGGGCTGTATTGTCACAAAAATTGATGAAGCTGCCAGCTTAGGTGAAATAATTTCTACTATAATAAAACACAGGCTGAAGGTCACCTACACAACCGATGGTCAGCGAGTGCCTGAAGATATAAGAATTGCACGAGCCCATCACTTGGTGTCTAAAATGGTCTGGGTGACCAGACATCGACATAGCTCTTCAGCGAGTGAGCAAACTCAAAAACCGAACCGAGCCACAGGAACGCGCTAG
- a CDS encoding MinD/ParA family protein, whose amino-acid sequence MLTNQPTSALHSLSDQAAGLRYMGSTKPVKVIAITGGKGGVGKTNISVNLALYLSQQGRHVMLLDADLGLANVDVMLGLKVRRNLQHVLAGECELNDIVITDSSGLQIIPASSGMQKMAELSSAEHAGIIRAFSDIGQNLDYLLVDTSAGITDNVLSFTRAAQDVLLVVCDEPTSITDAYALMKVLHRDHNIERFKIVANMVRTPQEGREIFAKLSKVTDKFLNVMLEYVGSVPFDENVRRAIKKQKPIIDLFPRSPASVAIKALGKKVENWPIPMNASGHIEFFMERLVQ is encoded by the coding sequence GTGTTAACCAATCAACCAACGAGTGCGTTGCACTCACTTTCTGATCAAGCAGCAGGGTTACGTTATATGGGGTCAACTAAGCCAGTTAAAGTTATTGCAATTACCGGAGGTAAAGGCGGCGTTGGTAAAACCAATATTTCTGTCAACTTAGCGCTTTATTTGAGCCAGCAGGGGCGCCATGTCATGTTATTGGATGCTGACTTAGGGCTTGCCAATGTCGACGTGATGTTGGGGCTAAAAGTAAGACGAAACCTTCAACACGTTCTGGCAGGTGAATGCGAATTGAATGACATTGTTATCACTGACTCATCAGGTCTACAAATAATTCCTGCCTCGTCTGGGATGCAGAAAATGGCTGAGTTATCGAGTGCAGAGCATGCTGGGATTATTCGCGCATTCAGTGATATTGGTCAAAACTTAGATTATTTATTAGTTGATACTTCAGCTGGAATTACCGACAACGTTTTGTCGTTTACGCGAGCCGCTCAAGATGTACTACTCGTTGTATGTGATGAGCCTACCTCGATAACTGATGCTTACGCTCTGATGAAAGTATTGCACCGAGATCATAATATTGAACGCTTTAAAATTGTTGCAAATATGGTGCGTACGCCGCAAGAAGGTCGCGAAATATTTGCTAAGTTGAGCAAAGTTACCGATAAGTTTCTTAATGTGATGTTGGAGTATGTGGGGTCTGTGCCTTTCGATGAAAATGTTCGACGAGCGATTAAAAAGCAAAAGCCGATTATTGACTTATTTCCTCGCTCTCCAGCGTCGGTTGCGATTAAGGCGCTTGGTAAAAAAGTAGAAAATTGGCCCATTCCAATGAATGCTAGTGGACACATTGAGTTTTTTATGGAACGGTTAGTCCAATAA